A stretch of Nitrospira sp. DNA encodes these proteins:
- a CDS encoding filamentous hemagglutinin N-terminal domain-containing protein, producing MNDTTSRNQLPRLSPNSSIGLILAILAFLSFTTNSLRAQVTTSITSTNGAGNLNTTITPNGNLYNITGGTRPGSGPNLLHSFGDFIIGPGDVANFLNSSGLQTSNILGRVTGGNVSNIYGTIQTTQFVNPNGAAVNLFLMNPAGIVFGPTASLNVGGSVAFTTANYIRLFDGTNSTNFYANPASDSLSNSVLSVSPIASFGFLEPAAFGFLDAAPAPITVLGSALSVPVSQSMTLAGGDITITSDPATGTPSMLAAPAGEIRLASVASPGEILLPNLQTGPNINSQSFSTMGTITLSEGAFLDTSDNAFEAGGAGGTIRIRGGQLVMDSALLFSATQGNVDGAPTAIDINLTGDLSLNNTIGMPSTIFSAGTGQGRSGDISINAQNVQVSGGSLLGTSTDGDAQAGSINITASGIVSVTGGDGLGGFSSIQSSTTGGNVVARAGDGGQITINAASISLGEQGGIQTLTIADGKSGNIALSAENLTITGGGFIETIGTSQGAAGSIAVTSTGTVSLAGASQFTQPTQSRISTSQAGLGSSGDISITAKNFRLTDAAQLFTISDTAASGTVNITAIDSILIGQSAEINSRTRSVGADTGPIQLSALKSITLDDHAVLRSSTTESGTGGAINLTGESITLSGQSLITSRTVSSGQGGQIQLSASDSISLLSGSIITTESLSTSTGTAGSVAITAGKQVLLMDRGTKVLSDTQGPGAGGDITVTAGQSVTMSGGASISASSAGPGNAGNIAIAAGQAFRMTDSTVRAEAAQAGGGNIDIRATDLIRLTDSTISTSVLGGAGGGGNIFIDPNVVILRNSQILAQAVQGNGGAITINYSQLYLQDALSLVDASSQFGLDGPVNIQSPTSSLSGTVSSLPASLRQTQTLRTGRCAALADSQASSLLIAGRDHLPAEPAGWSPSPFATGGENSGPFARTVPSRETVTTPADESVSLRRMNPAGFLTQSFAENGLTGCRA from the coding sequence ATGAACGACACAACTAGCCGGAATCAGCTTCCTCGCTTATCTCCAAACTCAAGCATAGGCCTCATCCTTGCCATTTTGGCCTTTCTCTCGTTCACGACAAACAGCCTTCGAGCCCAAGTCACAACCTCGATTACCTCGACGAATGGCGCAGGAAATCTCAACACCACGATCACACCGAATGGAAATCTCTACAACATCACCGGCGGCACGAGACCGGGCAGCGGTCCGAACCTGTTACATAGCTTTGGAGACTTCATCATTGGACCGGGGGATGTCGCCAACTTCCTCAACAGCAGCGGGCTACAAACATCCAACATCCTTGGCCGCGTCACAGGCGGAAATGTCTCGAATATCTATGGGACGATTCAAACCACCCAGTTCGTGAACCCGAACGGGGCCGCCGTCAATTTGTTTCTGATGAACCCTGCCGGCATCGTCTTCGGCCCAACCGCCAGCTTGAATGTCGGCGGATCGGTCGCCTTCACCACCGCCAACTACATTCGCCTGTTCGACGGAACGAACAGCACAAACTTCTACGCGAATCCGGCGAGCGACAGCCTCTCAAACAGCGTGCTTTCCGTGTCGCCCATCGCGAGTTTTGGATTCTTGGAGCCCGCCGCCTTTGGATTCCTGGATGCCGCCCCTGCTCCCATTACCGTTCTAGGCAGCGCGCTCTCCGTTCCTGTCAGCCAATCGATGACCTTGGCTGGCGGAGATATTACGATCACATCCGATCCCGCCACCGGTACACCGAGCATGCTCGCAGCGCCAGCCGGTGAAATCCGACTGGCCAGCGTGGCCTCGCCTGGCGAAATTCTCCTCCCCAATTTGCAGACCGGCCCGAACATCAACAGCCAGTCATTTTCGACCATGGGAACCATCACGCTCTCGGAAGGCGCCTTCCTCGACACGAGCGATAACGCCTTCGAAGCCGGAGGCGCAGGAGGCACCATCCGTATTCGAGGCGGACAGTTGGTGATGGACAGCGCCCTTCTTTTTTCAGCAACCCAAGGGAACGTGGACGGCGCGCCGACCGCCATCGATATCAACCTGACCGGCGATCTGTCGCTCAATAATACAATCGGGATGCCAAGCACAATCTTTTCCGCAGGGACTGGACAAGGCCGTTCCGGTGATATCTCCATCAACGCCCAGAATGTGCAAGTGTCGGGAGGATCCCTCCTAGGAACCTCAACGGACGGCGATGCCCAAGCGGGAAGCATCAACATAACAGCATCCGGGATTGTCTCCGTCACTGGAGGCGACGGCCTAGGAGGCTTCAGCAGTATCCAGAGCAGCACGACGGGAGGAAACGTTGTAGCCCGTGCCGGCGATGGCGGGCAGATTACAATCAACGCCGCCTCGATTTCCCTTGGAGAACAAGGCGGAATCCAAACCCTAACCATAGCCGATGGAAAGTCAGGGAATATCGCCCTTTCGGCCGAGAACCTCACGATTACCGGAGGAGGATTTATTGAGACGATCGGCACAAGCCAGGGTGCAGCTGGAAGTATCGCTGTAACTTCGACCGGCACAGTGTCCCTTGCCGGGGCCTCACAATTCACCCAACCCACGCAAAGCCGCATCAGCACTTCTCAGGCCGGGCTTGGGTCAAGCGGCGACATTTCAATCACTGCAAAGAATTTTCGCCTTACCGATGCCGCTCAACTATTTACGATATCTGACACGGCCGCCAGTGGCACCGTGAACATTACCGCCATAGACTCGATTCTTATCGGACAAAGCGCTGAGATAAACAGCCGAACGAGATCAGTCGGCGCTGATACAGGTCCCATCCAGTTATCCGCACTCAAGAGTATCACTCTTGACGATCACGCCGTTCTTCGAAGTTCCACGACTGAGAGCGGAACCGGAGGGGCGATCAACCTCACAGGAGAATCGATCACGCTGTCCGGCCAAAGCTTAATCACAAGCCGCACCGTATCTTCCGGCCAAGGCGGCCAGATTCAACTCAGCGCATCCGACTCAATTTCTCTTTTGAGTGGATCCATAATCACCACCGAAAGCCTGAGCACATCGACCGGTACAGCCGGGTCAGTCGCCATCACAGCCGGCAAGCAAGTCTTGTTGATGGACCGGGGCACCAAAGTCCTCTCTGATACTCAAGGGCCTGGTGCAGGCGGCGATATTACCGTAACCGCCGGACAATCCGTGACCATGAGCGGTGGCGCATCGATTTCAGCCAGCAGCGCCGGGCCCGGCAATGCCGGCAATATTGCCATCGCTGCGGGACAAGCGTTTCGCATGACAGACAGCACGGTGCGAGCTGAGGCCGCGCAGGCTGGCGGCGGCAATATCGACATCCGCGCGACGGATCTCATCCGGCTGACGGACAGCACCATCAGCACTTCGGTGCTCGGCGGTGCCGGCGGCGGCGGCAATATTTTCATCGATCCGAACGTGGTCATTCTGCGGAACAGCCAGATTCTCGCCCAGGCGGTGCAAGGCAACGGGGGCGCCATCACCATCAACTACTCCCAGCTCTACCTGCAAGACGCCCTAAGCCTGGTCGATGCCTCATCACAGTTCGGCCTGGATGGCCCGGTGAACATTCAGTCGCCGACGTCGAGCCTGAGCGGCACCGTCTCGTCCCTGCCCGCCTCGTTGCGGCAAACGCAGACGCTGCGGACGGGACGGTGCGCCGCCCTCGCGGACAGCCAAGCCAGCAGCTTGCTCATCGCCGGACGCGACCATTTACCGGCGGAACCAGCCGGGTGGTCACCGAGCCCCTTCGCAACCGGCGGAGAGAACAGCGGCCCATTCGCCCGGACCGTGCCATCACGTGAGACCGTCACGACGCCGGCCGACGAATCGGTCTCGTTGCGCCGCATGAATCCGGCCGGCTTTCTGACCCAGAGCTTCGCGGAGAATGGGTTGACCGGATGCCGCGCTTAA
- the serS gene encoding serine--tRNA ligase has product MYDLRQLRDNLESIRERLGRRGTDVPWDNMKQLVEERRSMTTQVEQLRSELKKGSEDVARLKREKQPADEAVAAMKQLGDRIREIETGLRGVEDTLADMNLRIPNVPHESVPAGRDAADNMEIRRWGTHPTFTFAPKPHWDLGEALGILDFDRAAKLAGARFAVMLGAGARLERALINYMLDRHTTQHGYREVLPPLLVNRATMTGTGQLPKFEEDLFRLKDEDYFLIPTAEVPVTNLHRDELLDEDALPIRYTAYTPCFRREAGSYGKDTRGLIRLHQFNKVELVSFCAPEQSHTELERLTGHAESILQGLGLPYRVMTLCSGDMGFSAAKTYDIEVWLPSQQQYREISSCSNFEAFQARRASIRYRTKGDKKTAKTEFVHTLNGSGLAVGRTLLAILENYQREDGSITVPEPLRPYMGGLDCISK; this is encoded by the coding sequence GTGTACGATCTACGTCAGCTGCGCGATAATCTGGAATCGATCCGTGAGCGCCTGGGCCGCCGGGGAACCGACGTGCCGTGGGACAACATGAAGCAACTGGTAGAAGAGCGCCGGAGCATGACCACCCAGGTGGAGCAGCTCCGTTCTGAGCTCAAAAAAGGCTCCGAGGATGTCGCCCGCCTCAAACGGGAGAAACAACCGGCCGACGAGGCCGTTGCCGCGATGAAACAGCTTGGCGATCGGATCCGCGAGATCGAAACCGGCCTCCGTGGAGTGGAAGATACCCTGGCCGACATGAATCTGCGCATCCCCAATGTTCCGCACGAATCCGTCCCGGCCGGACGGGATGCAGCAGACAACATGGAAATCCGCCGCTGGGGCACCCACCCCACATTCACGTTTGCCCCCAAACCCCATTGGGACTTGGGGGAAGCCCTGGGCATCCTGGATTTCGATCGCGCCGCCAAGCTAGCCGGCGCGCGATTCGCCGTAATGCTGGGGGCCGGGGCCAGGCTGGAACGGGCCTTGATCAATTACATGCTGGACCGGCACACCACGCAGCATGGCTACCGGGAAGTCTTGCCGCCACTCCTGGTCAACCGCGCCACCATGACCGGCACAGGACAACTGCCCAAGTTTGAAGAGGATCTGTTTCGCCTGAAGGATGAAGATTACTTTCTCATTCCTACGGCGGAAGTCCCGGTCACCAACCTGCATCGGGACGAACTGCTCGACGAAGACGCCCTGCCGATCCGCTACACCGCCTACACCCCCTGCTTCCGCCGCGAAGCGGGATCCTATGGGAAAGATACGAGAGGCCTCATCCGGCTCCATCAGTTCAACAAGGTAGAACTCGTCTCCTTCTGCGCGCCAGAGCAGTCACACACAGAGCTGGAGCGGCTTACCGGACACGCCGAGAGTATCTTGCAGGGATTGGGGCTGCCCTATCGGGTCATGACCCTCTGCAGCGGAGATATGGGGTTTTCGGCGGCCAAGACGTACGATATCGAGGTGTGGCTCCCGTCGCAGCAACAGTATCGGGAGATTTCCTCCTGCAGCAACTTTGAAGCGTTTCAGGCGCGGCGCGCGAGCATTCGCTATCGAACCAAAGGCGACAAGAAAACGGCCAAGACGGAGTTCGTCCATACGCTCAATGGCTCGGGCCTGGCTGTCGGCCGCACCTTGCTGGCCATCCTGGAAAATTATCAGCGCGAGGACGGGAGCATCACGGTCCCGGAACCGCTCCGCCCCTACATGGGAGGGCTTGACTGCATCAGCAAATAA
- a CDS encoding rhodanese-like domain-containing protein, which translates to MQHNPGFLRLVEQARQRVRECTVADVQARQARGERFHLVDVREDHEFAKDHAAGACHLGKGIIERDIETVIPDKQASIVLYCGGGYRSVLAAEALQQMGYTDVISMDGGIKAWREAGCPLEKGQPA; encoded by the coding sequence ATGCAGCATAATCCTGGATTTTTGCGATTAGTGGAGCAGGCGAGGCAGCGGGTGAGGGAGTGCACGGTGGCCGATGTGCAGGCCAGGCAGGCGCGCGGAGAGCGCTTTCACTTGGTGGATGTGCGGGAAGACCATGAGTTTGCGAAGGATCATGCGGCCGGAGCCTGTCATCTTGGGAAGGGCATCATCGAGCGCGACATTGAGACGGTGATTCCCGATAAGCAGGCCTCGATCGTCCTGTATTGCGGAGGGGGCTATCGGTCTGTGTTGGCGGCAGAGGCGCTGCAGCAGATGGGCTATACCGATGTGATCTCAATGGACGGGGGAATTAAGGCCTGGCGGGAAGCCGGCTGTCCCTTGGAGAAGGGCCAGCCGGCGTAG
- a CDS encoding OmpH family outer membrane protein — MRLPVFRTLCATALLTLALSPLSTSLHAAEAFKMGVVDPQSVLEKSKAGKKALEGLKEYVSTRQKLLSRDEEDLRNYEKQLKEQAAKLSDAEKKEKEAQFRGKIQDYQRRAQEFNQELQGKQKELVDDYMKRISAATQTVAEKGGFSLVVDKGSEQTIKIVIYSKDTIDLTEQVVKEFDRVNK, encoded by the coding sequence ATGCGCCTCCCGGTCTTCCGGACCCTGTGTGCCACCGCCCTGTTGACCCTCGCCCTGTCGCCCCTGTCCACCTCGCTCCACGCCGCCGAGGCGTTCAAAATGGGGGTCGTCGATCCCCAAAGCGTGCTGGAGAAATCGAAAGCCGGGAAAAAAGCGCTGGAGGGGCTGAAGGAATATGTCTCCACCCGCCAGAAACTGCTCTCCCGGGATGAAGAGGACTTGCGCAACTACGAGAAGCAATTGAAGGAGCAAGCGGCGAAGTTGAGCGACGCTGAGAAAAAAGAAAAAGAAGCGCAGTTCCGCGGCAAGATTCAGGACTATCAACGGCGCGCGCAGGAATTCAATCAGGAATTACAGGGCAAGCAAAAGGAACTGGTGGACGACTATATGAAGCGGATCTCCGCGGCGACCCAAACCGTGGCCGAAAAGGGCGGCTTCTCGCTCGTCGTCGATAAGGGCAGCGAACAGACCATCAAAATCGTGATTTACAGCAAAGACACGATCGACCTTACCGAACAGGTCGTCAAAGAATTTGACCGCGTCAACAAGTAA
- a CDS encoding S8 family serine peptidase, which yields MELDRSRLLLGFKRPQTCATVKNLLQGSGLILEDSPDQSDRAAFLPGERVHHTDQRFWVRTPGNKPVDQRIWNALGSRTSQTQLEWIGPVYRLPETTGRKGLLCPLPNTLVIKPAQQATVVIANSLEALTIKMRRLGLEEVSGQEAACAFRAYQLKQPKKNSAYDLNKHLQENARDSVEFVDFDYMPLLDSIASGGQHAPTGRLYEQQWNLTQIGAQKGWGITTGHRTVVVAVIDRGCDLTHPSLQAAYTTTGATVSGSSIVPGGQAVNSSHGTYCAGIIAAEWKDHCVAGLAPNCAIMPIRLQTETSQELAIAIEHATNQRAHVISISLADNGFESPSVRDAIRKASSQDIVICAATGNTNGSSIAYPASDPSVIACGAFSLDGNNTEKRCDETVWGTGWGSNYGTGLSVVAPGNHIITTQNNDSGSADGDYTMDFWGTSSATPHVAALAALVISVYESTGKSYTSRDVRDIIESTVTPLPAPPYLYNHNDPTGTPYPYLWDQETGYGRISVDRALQEAYKRCTGGSP from the coding sequence ATGGAACTCGACCGCTCTCGCTTGTTGCTCGGCTTCAAACGCCCTCAAACATGTGCCACGGTTAAGAATCTGCTGCAAGGAAGCGGGCTCATCCTCGAAGACTCACCGGACCAATCCGATCGTGCTGCGTTCCTTCCGGGGGAACGCGTCCACCACACCGACCAGCGCTTTTGGGTTCGGACGCCCGGCAACAAGCCGGTCGATCAGCGAATTTGGAACGCGCTCGGCTCTAGAACTAGCCAAACACAACTGGAATGGATCGGCCCGGTTTATCGGTTGCCGGAGACAACGGGACGAAAAGGGCTGCTCTGTCCCCTACCCAATACGCTCGTCATCAAGCCCGCTCAACAAGCAACGGTGGTGATAGCAAATAGCCTAGAGGCTCTTACCATAAAGATGCGCCGCTTAGGCCTGGAAGAAGTGTCTGGACAAGAAGCCGCGTGTGCGTTTCGAGCTTATCAACTTAAACAGCCAAAAAAGAACAGTGCCTACGACCTAAACAAACACCTCCAGGAGAACGCACGGGATTCCGTCGAGTTCGTCGATTTTGATTATATGCCTCTATTGGATTCCATCGCATCCGGCGGCCAGCACGCCCCGACCGGACGTCTCTATGAGCAGCAATGGAATTTAACACAGATCGGCGCTCAAAAAGGCTGGGGTATTACAACCGGACACCGCACAGTAGTCGTAGCCGTGATCGACCGGGGCTGCGATCTCACACACCCGAGCCTACAGGCTGCTTATACAACAACGGGCGCAACAGTTTCAGGCTCCAGCATCGTCCCGGGAGGCCAGGCCGTCAACAGCTCGCATGGAACCTATTGCGCGGGCATCATTGCGGCCGAATGGAAAGACCATTGCGTTGCAGGGCTGGCTCCGAATTGCGCGATCATGCCCATTCGGCTCCAGACAGAAACATCACAGGAATTGGCCATCGCCATTGAGCATGCGACGAATCAGCGCGCCCATGTGATCAGCATAAGCTTGGCGGACAATGGATTCGAAAGCCCGAGCGTGAGAGACGCCATCAGAAAGGCGTCCAGCCAAGACATTGTGATCTGTGCTGCGACAGGGAATACCAACGGTTCCTCGATTGCCTACCCCGCATCCGATCCATCGGTCATCGCGTGCGGTGCATTCAGCCTCGATGGCAATAATACCGAGAAGCGCTGCGACGAAACCGTGTGGGGAACCGGGTGGGGATCGAATTACGGCACGGGACTCTCCGTGGTGGCTCCCGGGAACCATATCATCACCACCCAAAACAACGACTCGGGAAGTGCCGATGGCGATTACACAATGGATTTCTGGGGAACCTCTTCGGCGACCCCCCACGTAGCGGCGCTGGCCGCTCTGGTCATCAGCGTCTATGAGAGTACCGGGAAGTCCTACACAAGCCGGGACGTGCGCGACATTATTGAAAGCACCGTAACGCCATTGCCTGCACCTCCCTATCTATACAATCACAATGATCCCACGGGCACCCCTTATCCCTACCTCTGGGATCAAGAAACAGGATACGGCCGCATCAGTGTAGATAGGGCGCTGCAAGAGGCATACAAGCGTTGCACAGGAGGCAGCCCATAG
- a CDS encoding FKBP-type peptidyl-prolyl cis-trans isomerase codes for MRIVALLAALLLTASPTLAASGDPTTDDQKTLYALGLAISQSLGTFALSEAELEFVKSGIADGVLKRTPKADLQAFGPKIQQLQQARAAAVAEGEKKAGAAYLAKAAAEKGSTKTDSGIIITPIKPGTGAAPKATDTVKVHYHGTLIDGTVFDSSVKRGEPATFPLSQVIKCWTEGVQQIKVGGKSRLVCPANLAYGDRGSPPVIKPGATLTFEVELLEIVAAK; via the coding sequence ATGCGCATCGTTGCATTGCTCGCGGCTCTGCTGCTGACAGCGTCACCCACACTGGCAGCCTCAGGAGACCCCACGACAGACGACCAAAAAACCCTCTATGCCCTGGGCTTGGCCATCAGCCAATCCTTAGGCACCTTTGCCCTCAGTGAAGCGGAATTAGAATTTGTCAAATCCGGCATCGCGGACGGCGTCTTGAAGCGCACTCCCAAAGCGGATCTCCAGGCATTCGGACCAAAGATTCAACAACTCCAGCAAGCCAGAGCCGCAGCCGTGGCCGAGGGCGAAAAGAAAGCCGGCGCGGCCTACCTGGCTAAAGCGGCAGCAGAAAAAGGCTCCACCAAAACGGACTCCGGCATCATCATCACCCCGATCAAGCCGGGCACCGGCGCCGCACCTAAAGCTACCGATACTGTAAAGGTCCACTACCACGGCACCCTCATCGATGGCACCGTATTCGACAGCTCCGTGAAGCGCGGTGAACCAGCCACCTTCCCGCTGAGCCAAGTCATCAAGTGCTGGACCGAAGGCGTGCAACAGATCAAAGTCGGCGGCAAGAGCCGCCTCGTATGCCCCGCCAACCTCGCCTATGGCGACCGTGGCTCGCCTCCCGTGATCAAGCCGGGCGCCACGCTGACCTTTGAAGTTGAGCTATTAGAGATCGTCGCGGCAAAATAA
- a CDS encoding PA0069 family radical SAM protein, with protein sequence MRPVANPPNPFESRHRELLEPAPAATLTIFEDASREILSRNDSPDLPFRWSVNPYRGCFHGCAYCYARPSHEYWGFGAGTDFDTKIMVKEEAPQLLRRAFEKPSWQGELIVFSGNTDCYQPLEASYELTRACLEVCAEYRNPVGVITKGALIRRDLDVLARLHREAWVQVYVSIPFADHETARLVEPQAPSPSKRFETMQALAEAGIPVGLSLAPVIPGLNDEAIPELLARAYEAGARTVTYSLLRLSGSVEPVFLERMQAAFPDRFSKIVNRLREAREGHLTDTAFFARHQGRGTYWQMIEQLFEVTKRKTGFQETDRGEIPSTFRRSGAVQCSLFE encoded by the coding sequence ATGCGTCCTGTGGCCAATCCTCCCAATCCGTTTGAGTCGCGGCATCGAGAATTGTTGGAGCCGGCCCCTGCCGCGACGCTGACGATTTTTGAAGACGCCAGCCGCGAGATTCTCAGCCGCAATGACAGCCCGGACCTGCCTTTTCGCTGGAGCGTCAATCCCTACCGTGGCTGTTTTCACGGGTGCGCCTACTGTTACGCCAGGCCGTCCCATGAGTACTGGGGCTTTGGAGCAGGGACCGACTTCGATACGAAAATCATGGTGAAGGAAGAGGCGCCGCAGTTGCTGCGGCGTGCGTTCGAGAAGCCGTCCTGGCAAGGGGAGTTGATCGTATTTTCCGGCAACACCGATTGCTATCAGCCGCTCGAAGCCTCGTATGAGTTGACGCGTGCCTGTCTGGAGGTCTGTGCCGAGTACCGGAATCCTGTGGGGGTTATCACGAAAGGGGCGCTGATCCGGCGAGATCTGGATGTGTTGGCGCGTTTGCACCGGGAAGCCTGGGTGCAGGTGTATGTCAGTATTCCCTTTGCGGATCACGAGACTGCGCGGCTGGTCGAGCCGCAGGCGCCCTCGCCGTCAAAGCGGTTTGAGACGATGCAGGCGCTGGCGGAGGCCGGGATTCCGGTCGGCCTGTCGCTCGCGCCGGTTATTCCCGGGCTCAATGACGAGGCGATTCCAGAGTTGTTGGCGCGAGCCTATGAGGCCGGAGCCAGGACCGTCACGTATAGTTTGCTGCGATTGTCCGGGAGCGTCGAACCGGTGTTTCTCGAACGGATGCAAGCGGCGTTTCCGGATCGGTTCAGCAAGATCGTCAATCGGTTGCGGGAGGCGCGGGAGGGGCATCTCACAGACACTGCGTTCTTTGCCCGTCATCAGGGGCGCGGGACCTATTGGCAAATGATTGAGCAGTTGTTTGAGGTGACGAAGCGCAAGACCGGCTTTCAGGAGACGGATAGGGGCGAGATTCCCTCCACTTTCCGGCGTTCTGGGGCCGTACAGTGTTCACTGTTCGAGTAA
- a CDS encoding ShlB/FhaC/HecB family hemolysin secretion/activation protein, whose product MPRLSSDAADRMRRVPAQPGTRLARFLGVVMLLALTQPPLFAQVIPPVFDPTGRSGEPSGPLKKEFPPPGPPPGPVLPPVPRPPDGDLKQPLGQIRVFVHDIHVTGSTVFTDAEIDAVTSPYKGRTLTTDDLERLRLALTLLYVNHGYITSGAIIPDQDVTFNTITIQIVEGALARIDVEGTEWFRPDYLRDRVALGAGTPFAIAPLQERLQLLQQDSRIERINAELRPGDRRGESILNLRVTEASPWKAWLDLNNHQTPVVGAERGLATVAHQNLTGHGDLFSFTYGRSRGVNPIIDTSYTLPVSRYDTTVTGYYRRNDFLVVADNFRSLDVRSDAEIIGVTIRQPLYKTLTDEFAVAVTGERLYNKVTWSVGTNDLIPGSSDTGVNTVSALRFIQEYVHRTPSAVVAARSRFSIGLDALGATNNAGPLPDSQFFSWLGQVQGLRRLDDWGGVQLLGQMSLQLSNDRLFPLEQVPVGGRFSVRGYRENTLIRDNAFLASLESRIPLLAFPSGEPRLQFAQFADMGRAWDAKGSTAEPNTLASVGLGLRWTLLPQERARFELYWGHPLNHVSHPPGNLQDHGIHLQMVVQVL is encoded by the coding sequence ATGCCGCGCTTAAGCTCCGACGCGGCCGATCGTATGCGGCGCGTGCCGGCACAGCCGGGAACACGCCTCGCACGCTTCTTGGGGGTCGTTATGCTGCTCGCACTGACGCAGCCGCCGCTCTTCGCGCAAGTCATACCGCCGGTCTTCGACCCGACCGGCCGTTCCGGCGAACCGTCCGGACCGCTGAAAAAAGAGTTTCCGCCGCCCGGCCCGCCGCCCGGTCCGGTCCTGCCACCGGTTCCCCGCCCTCCCGACGGCGATCTCAAGCAGCCGTTGGGACAGATCCGCGTCTTTGTCCATGACATCCATGTGACCGGCAGCACCGTCTTCACGGACGCAGAGATCGACGCAGTCACCAGCCCCTATAAGGGCCGCACCCTCACGACAGACGATCTGGAGCGGCTGCGCCTCGCGTTGACACTCCTCTATGTCAACCACGGCTATATCACCTCAGGCGCGATCATCCCCGATCAGGATGTGACCTTCAACACCATCACGATCCAGATCGTCGAAGGCGCGCTGGCACGGATCGATGTGGAGGGCACCGAGTGGTTCCGCCCCGACTACCTGCGTGATCGGGTCGCACTCGGCGCGGGCACCCCGTTTGCCATCGCCCCATTGCAAGAGCGGCTGCAACTCTTGCAGCAAGATAGCCGGATCGAGCGCATCAACGCCGAACTCCGCCCCGGAGACCGGCGCGGCGAAAGCATCTTGAACCTGCGCGTCACGGAAGCGAGCCCCTGGAAAGCCTGGCTGGATCTGAACAACCATCAAACGCCCGTCGTCGGCGCCGAACGAGGACTGGCCACCGTCGCGCATCAGAACCTCACCGGCCATGGCGATCTCTTTTCCTTCACCTACGGCCGGTCTCGCGGCGTCAATCCCATCATCGATACCTCCTATACGCTGCCGGTCTCCCGCTACGACACCACCGTGACGGGGTACTACCGGCGCAACGACTTTCTCGTCGTCGCCGACAACTTTCGGTCCCTCGATGTGCGGTCTGACGCGGAGATCATCGGTGTCACCATCCGCCAGCCGCTCTATAAAACCCTGACCGACGAGTTCGCCGTCGCCGTGACCGGTGAACGCTTGTACAACAAAGTCACCTGGAGCGTCGGCACCAACGATCTGATTCCCGGCTCGTCGGATACCGGGGTCAATACGGTCAGCGCGCTCCGCTTCATCCAAGAATATGTGCATCGGACGCCGAGTGCCGTGGTGGCCGCGCGTTCCCGTTTTTCGATCGGCCTTGATGCGCTGGGCGCGACAAATAATGCCGGTCCCCTGCCCGACTCGCAATTCTTCTCCTGGTTAGGACAGGTCCAGGGCCTGCGGCGGCTCGATGACTGGGGGGGCGTGCAACTACTGGGACAGATGAGCCTCCAACTCTCGAACGACCGCCTCTTCCCGCTGGAACAGGTGCCGGTCGGAGGACGGTTCAGCGTACGGGGGTATCGGGAGAATACCCTCATCCGCGACAATGCGTTCCTCGCCTCCCTCGAATCGCGCATCCCGCTGCTGGCCTTTCCATCCGGAGAGCCCCGGCTGCAATTCGCCCAATTCGCCGATATGGGCCGTGCATGGGATGCCAAGGGCAGCACGGCCGAGCCCAACACCTTGGCCAGCGTCGGGCTCGGCCTACGCTGGACTCTCCTGCCGCAAGAGCGCGCGCGATTCGAACTCTATTGGGGGCATCCGCTCAACCATGTGTCCCATCCGCCTGGCAATCTGCAAGACCATGGCATCCACCTGCAAATGGTTGTACAGGTCTTATAA
- a CDS encoding GNAT family N-acetyltransferase, with product MTRTIEKLQRHHAVDAFDCGRKELNRFLQQYALPNQQSGGSQTYVGVVDDTIVGYYALAVGSVEQAMAPERVKKGLAKHAIPIMLLARLAVDLHWQKQGVGAALLKDATLRTLQAADIAGIRTLVVHAKDEKAKQFYERFDFLPSPSDPLHLFMLLKDLRTLFS from the coding sequence TTGACTCGAACGATCGAAAAGCTTCAGCGCCACCACGCCGTTGATGCATTCGACTGCGGCCGAAAAGAGCTGAATCGCTTTCTCCAGCAATACGCCCTCCCCAATCAACAGAGCGGGGGATCACAAACCTATGTGGGGGTGGTCGATGACACCATCGTCGGCTATTACGCACTCGCGGTCGGATCGGTTGAGCAAGCCATGGCCCCGGAACGAGTGAAGAAAGGGCTCGCCAAACATGCCATTCCAATCATGCTGCTCGCCCGGTTAGCCGTAGATCTTCACTGGCAGAAGCAAGGAGTGGGTGCTGCACTCCTCAAGGATGCAACCCTGCGAACCCTACAGGCTGCGGATATTGCCGGAATCCGTACCTTGGTGGTCCATGCCAAAGACGAGAAAGCAAAACAGTTCTACGAACGCTTCGATTTCCTCCCCTCCCCCAGCGATCCGTTGCATCTCTTCATGCTCTTAAAAGACCTTCGAACGCTCTTTTCGTAA